In Stenotrophomonas sp. 610A2, one DNA window encodes the following:
- a CDS encoding sensor histidine kinase, producing the protein MLGYLSHTRVLRLAGLFTWALVSLPLVYTQYAPEEGVLQPAAGEAIWLFVAYLTFGGCYFWLTRGLNAAGHTSWYDRLALLLLTVSALVVSYLSATGLGSILMMVAAGVIPWLLSRWVGVIWLVLSQLAVLPVYNLILGLPLFEALLQSLLYGGFSMFIFVTSLVARQQTQAREEQRRLNAELRATRLLLAESARVNERTRISRELHDLLGHHLTALSLNLEVAGHITEGQAQEHVRQAHTLAKLLLTDVREAVSQLRESGAIDLAAALRPLTERVPSLDIHLQIDDPFSVEDPERAHVLLRCTQEIITNAVRHAGARNLWINVERDAAQVVISAHDDGIGGDFEEIMPGNGLRGMRERLAQYGGVLDVSARSGEGFRLRASLPLVTNMMLASGPQGVN; encoded by the coding sequence ATGTTGGGATACCTCAGCCACACCCGAGTCCTCCGCCTGGCCGGCCTGTTTACCTGGGCCCTGGTCAGCCTGCCCCTGGTCTATACCCAGTACGCACCGGAGGAGGGCGTGCTGCAGCCGGCCGCCGGCGAGGCGATCTGGCTGTTCGTGGCCTACCTGACCTTCGGCGGCTGCTACTTCTGGCTGACCCGTGGGCTCAATGCCGCCGGCCACACCAGCTGGTACGACCGGCTGGCGCTGCTGCTGCTGACGGTTTCGGCGCTGGTGGTCAGCTATCTGTCGGCCACCGGCCTGGGCAGCATCCTGATGATGGTCGCGGCCGGGGTCATCCCGTGGCTGCTGAGCCGCTGGGTGGGCGTGATCTGGCTGGTGCTGAGCCAGTTGGCGGTGTTGCCGGTCTATAACCTGATCCTGGGCCTGCCCCTGTTCGAGGCGCTGCTGCAGTCGCTGCTGTACGGCGGTTTCTCGATGTTCATCTTTGTCACGAGCCTGGTGGCCCGGCAGCAGACCCAGGCGCGGGAGGAGCAGCGGCGCTTGAACGCCGAACTGCGCGCCACCCGCCTGCTGCTGGCCGAGAGCGCCCGGGTCAACGAGCGCACCCGTATTTCCCGCGAACTGCATGACCTGTTGGGTCATCACCTGACGGCGCTGAGCCTGAACCTGGAAGTGGCAGGGCATATCACCGAGGGCCAGGCGCAGGAGCATGTGCGGCAGGCGCATACCCTGGCAAAGCTGCTGCTGACCGACGTGCGCGAGGCGGTCAGCCAGCTGCGCGAGAGCGGGGCGATCGATCTGGCGGCTGCCCTGCGGCCATTGACCGAACGGGTGCCTTCGCTGGATATCCACCTGCAGATCGACGACCCGTTCAGTGTCGAAGACCCTGAGCGTGCCCATGTGTTGCTGCGCTGTACGCAGGAGATCATCACCAATGCGGTGCGCCATGCCGGCGCCCGTAATTTGTGGATCAACGTGGAGCGGGATGCGGCGCAGGTGGTCATCAGCGCGCACGATGACGGCATCGGCGGTGATTTCGAGGAAATAATGCCGGGCAACGGCCTGCGTGGCATGCGCGAGCGGTTGGCGCAGTATGGGGGTGTGCTGGATGTGTCGGCACGGAGCGGTGAGGGCTTCCGGCTTCGCGCCAGCCTGCCACTGGTTACCAATATGATGTTGGCCTCGGGGCCGCAAGGAGTGAATTGA
- a CDS encoding phosphatase PAP2 family protein: MSQQPTSTALLPAAERSRLSFAGRTLLIPLLLLVVGSLLLMAGNGDQWLADQLYRWEGNQWAFKNAWWTSHLIHKGGRNLTWFVALLVVLGLIRSGMDARWRPLRRPLAYLLSSVALSTSIVALLKSWTHMDCPWDLERYGGLRPFIGLFEQRPVALGHAACFPAGHAGSGYAWVALFFFMLQVRPQWRWPALSIALLVGMAFGLAQQLRGAHFASHDLWALAISWLVATVLYLWMFPSSAATNSLSRITPVGERA, from the coding sequence ATGTCGCAGCAACCCACTTCCACCGCCCTGCTACCGGCTGCCGAACGCAGCCGCCTGAGCTTCGCCGGGCGCACCCTGCTGATCCCGCTACTGCTGCTCGTCGTCGGCAGCCTGCTGCTGATGGCCGGCAATGGTGACCAATGGCTCGCAGATCAGCTCTATCGCTGGGAAGGCAACCAATGGGCCTTCAAGAACGCGTGGTGGACCAGCCACCTGATCCACAAGGGCGGCCGCAACCTGACCTGGTTTGTCGCATTGCTGGTCGTGCTGGGTTTGATCCGCAGCGGCATGGATGCGCGCTGGCGCCCGTTGCGGCGTCCGCTGGCCTATCTGCTGTCGTCGGTGGCGCTGTCCACCAGCATCGTCGCGCTGCTGAAGTCCTGGACCCACATGGACTGCCCGTGGGACCTGGAGCGCTACGGCGGCCTGCGTCCGTTCATCGGCCTGTTCGAGCAGCGCCCGGTTGCGCTGGGCCATGCCGCCTGTTTCCCGGCCGGCCATGCCGGTTCCGGCTACGCCTGGGTCGCCTTGTTCTTCTTCATGTTGCAGGTACGCCCGCAATGGCGCTGGCCGGCGCTGAGCATCGCGCTGCTGGTCGGCATGGCGTTCGGCCTCGCCCAGCAGCTGCGCGGCGCCCATTTCGCCTCACATGACCTGTGGGCACTGGCGATCAGCTGGCTGGTCGCAACGGTGCTCTATCTGTGGATGTTCCCGTCATCTGCGGCGACCAACTCGCTGTCGCGCATCACACCCGTTGGAGAGCGCGCATGA
- a CDS encoding DUF423 domain-containing protein, translating into MLGVERRTRKPSFLAFCGGLLAAAAVGLSAYASHGVSEALAQSHLNTAALYAFGHGVVLVGLGASSVNTLGRCALYVLLLGTLLFSGSLVGNVLMQWPTTLAPAGGMSLMGGWVLLALSALRR; encoded by the coding sequence ATGTTGGGAGTGGAACGGCGGACGCGTAAGCCTTCGTTTCTCGCGTTCTGTGGTGGCCTGTTGGCCGCGGCTGCGGTTGGTCTGTCGGCCTACGCCTCGCACGGCGTGAGCGAGGCATTGGCGCAGTCGCATCTGAACACCGCAGCGCTGTATGCGTTCGGGCATGGCGTGGTGCTGGTCGGGCTCGGGGCATCCTCGGTAAATACGCTGGGGCGTTGTGCGCTGTATGTGCTGCTGCTGGGTACCTTGTTGTTCTCCGGCAGCCTGGTCGGCAATGTGCTGATGCAGTGGCCGACGACGCTGGCGCCGGCCGGCGGCATGAGCTTGATGGGCGGTTGGGTGCTGCTTGCACTCAGTGCCCTGCGGCGTTGA
- the minD gene encoding septum site-determining protein MinD yields MAEIIVVTSGKGGVGKTTSSASIACGIARRGKKVAVIDFDVGLRNLDLIMGCERRVVYDFVNVVHGEATLKQALIKDKRFDNLYVLAASQTRDKDALNKEGVEKVLKDLAADGFDYIICDSPAGIEKGAFLAMYFADRAVVVVNPEVSSVRDSDRIIGLLDSKTANAEAGKAVPAYLLLTRYSPVRVESGEMLSITDVEEVLGLKAIGVIPESGDVLNASNKGEPVILDAESPAGQAYEDAVGRILGEERPMRFTTVEKKGFFSKLFGG; encoded by the coding sequence TTGGCTGAAATCATCGTAGTCACCTCCGGCAAGGGCGGCGTCGGCAAGACCACCTCCAGTGCCAGCATCGCCTGCGGCATCGCGCGGCGCGGCAAGAAAGTTGCCGTCATCGACTTCGACGTCGGCCTGCGCAACCTTGACCTGATCATGGGCTGCGAGCGCCGCGTGGTATACGACTTCGTCAACGTCGTCCACGGTGAGGCCACGCTGAAGCAGGCACTGATCAAGGACAAGCGCTTCGACAACCTGTACGTGCTGGCCGCCTCGCAGACCCGCGACAAGGACGCACTGAACAAGGAAGGCGTGGAAAAGGTCCTCAAGGACCTGGCCGCCGACGGTTTCGACTACATCATCTGTGACTCCCCGGCCGGCATCGAGAAGGGTGCGTTCCTGGCGATGTACTTCGCCGACCGCGCCGTTGTCGTGGTCAATCCGGAAGTCTCTTCGGTACGCGACTCGGACCGCATCATCGGCCTGCTCGACTCCAAGACCGCCAACGCCGAAGCCGGCAAGGCCGTGCCGGCCTACCTGCTGCTGACCCGTTACAGCCCGGTCCGCGTCGAAAGCGGCGAGATGCTGAGCATCACCGACGTGGAAGAAGTGCTGGGGCTCAAGGCCATCGGCGTCATTCCCGAATCCGGCGACGTGCTCAACGCCTCCAACAAGGGCGAGCCGGTCATCCTGGATGCCGAGTCGCCGGCCGGCCAGGCCTACGAAGACGCCGTTGGCCGCATCCTGGGTGAAGAGCGCCCGATGCGTTTCACCACCGTGGAGAAGAAGGGCTTCTTCAGCAAGTTGTTTGGAGGATAA
- a CDS encoding polyketide cyclase, whose amino-acid sequence MTRIIEFLIALGIVAGLFVLIGVCLPGERHITESIETNRKMTIVYDTVNSLRRFKDWNPLVLRDKAVELKFSGPDAGKGARMDYSSKDMGQGSWEITDSEKNKRVVIAIEDPTRGTDKVTSFTLEPTGKNDRNVKITQDYSVKYGFDLFGRYAGLYVSRHIGDDLKLGLSRMANMLASVPNVDYAAAEAPLVDLKVIQVPAENLLVVNAGNIDRNNDAIQKSIDDNMEWIKRAMDANGLVAAGPVRIVTTDFGAEKYAFDVALPVRKGSAAAPAADKKDGEAAAPAVAAAPVAAGDAAELSVKIPAGNPVTYVHAPAHRSAFASYTGHMAGLDLARNGLRAWATTTGNEVVDRPYESWKGGVAKAFTTDGSYDLYWAVK is encoded by the coding sequence ATGACCCGTATTATCGAGTTCCTGATCGCCTTGGGGATCGTGGCTGGCCTGTTTGTCCTCATTGGCGTGTGTCTGCCGGGCGAGCGCCACATTACCGAAAGCATCGAAACCAACCGCAAGATGACGATCGTGTATGACACGGTCAACAGCCTGCGTCGCTTCAAGGATTGGAATCCGCTTGTGCTGCGCGACAAGGCCGTGGAGCTGAAGTTCAGCGGCCCGGACGCCGGCAAGGGCGCCCGCATGGACTATTCCTCCAAAGACATGGGCCAGGGCAGCTGGGAAATCACCGATAGCGAGAAGAACAAGCGCGTCGTGATTGCCATCGAAGACCCGACCCGCGGTACCGACAAGGTGACCTCGTTCACGCTCGAGCCGACCGGCAAGAACGACCGCAACGTCAAGATCACCCAGGACTACAGCGTCAAGTACGGTTTCGACCTGTTTGGTCGTTATGCCGGCCTGTACGTCAGCCGCCACATCGGTGACGACCTGAAGCTGGGTCTGTCGCGCATGGCCAACATGCTGGCCTCGGTGCCGAACGTTGACTACGCCGCTGCCGAAGCACCGCTGGTCGACCTGAAGGTCATCCAGGTGCCGGCTGAGAACCTGCTGGTGGTCAACGCCGGTAACATCGATCGCAACAACGATGCCATCCAGAAGTCGATTGACGACAACATGGAGTGGATCAAGCGTGCGATGGATGCCAATGGCCTGGTTGCTGCTGGTCCGGTCCGCATCGTCACCACCGATTTTGGTGCTGAAAAGTACGCCTTCGACGTGGCTCTGCCGGTTCGCAAGGGCAGCGCTGCTGCTCCGGCTGCCGACAAGAAGGACGGCGAAGCTGCTGCTCCGGCCGTTGCTGCCGCACCGGTTGCTGCCGGTGATGCCGCCGAGCTGAGCGTCAAGATCCCCGCGGGCAACCCGGTGACCTACGTGCATGCTCCGGCCCACCGTTCGGCATTTGCTTCCTACACCGGCCACATGGCTGGCCTGGACCTGGCCCGTAACGGCCTGCGTGCATGGGCTACCACCACCGGTAACGAAGTTGTCGATCGTCCGTATGAGTCGTGGAAGGGTGGTGTGGCCAAGGCCTTCACCACCGATGGTTCCTACGACCTCTACTGGGCGGTCAAGTAA
- a CDS encoding response regulator transcription factor, whose product MRLLVIEDNRNLIANLFDYFEARGHTLDVAPDGITGLHLAGTQSYDAILLDWMLPRMEGPEVLRKLREEFRSEVPVIMLTARDELPDKITGFRAGADDYLTKPFALPELEVRLEAVLARTHGRNQRKVLEVHDLQLDMSTFEAQRAGQVLHLYPACRKLLEVLMRASPAAVTRDQLEYALWGDEPPDGDMLRSHIYELRRAVDGPFEQKLLQTLPRVGYRLSAPAAGSAQ is encoded by the coding sequence ATGCGGCTGCTGGTCATCGAAGACAATCGCAATCTGATCGCCAACCTGTTCGATTACTTCGAAGCGCGCGGGCATACCCTGGATGTTGCCCCGGACGGCATCACCGGCCTGCACCTGGCCGGCACCCAGAGCTATGACGCCATCCTGCTGGACTGGATGCTGCCGCGCATGGAAGGCCCTGAGGTGTTGCGCAAGCTGCGTGAGGAGTTCCGCTCCGAAGTGCCGGTGATCATGCTCACCGCCCGCGACGAGTTGCCGGACAAGATCACCGGCTTCCGCGCCGGCGCCGACGACTACCTGACCAAGCCGTTCGCATTGCCGGAGCTTGAGGTACGGCTGGAAGCAGTGCTGGCGCGTACCCACGGGCGCAACCAGCGCAAAGTGCTGGAGGTGCATGACCTGCAGCTGGACATGTCCACCTTTGAAGCCCAACGCGCAGGGCAGGTGCTGCACCTGTACCCGGCCTGCCGCAAGCTGCTTGAGGTGTTGATGCGTGCCAGCCCGGCGGCAGTTACCCGCGATCAGCTGGAATATGCCTTGTGGGGCGATGAGCCACCGGATGGCGACATGCTGCGCTCACACATCTACGAACTGCGGCGCGCGGTCGATGGCCCGTTCGAGCAGAAGCTGCTGCAGACCTTGCCGCGCGTTGGCTATCGTCTGTCTGCACCCGCGGCGGGTAGCGCGCAATGA
- a CDS encoding sensor histidine kinase, which translates to MTRRTLRRKLLGWLALYVALVTLAVFSAANYVHEHAEHAVWRSLLNTELDSIIGQMRSDPTYHWQDSDTLRFYTAVEPGGIPESLTQLHPGLHDGPLLEGKQTAVMVRDTSDFGRVVLALDISDFGELEHFITRWALLAGVALLLVTLLMAWVGMTRLVRPLSVLAQDIAKLSPERRGQRVLVDKRGSTELEVIAGALNDYLQRNEHFVERERAFISTASHELRTPIAVITGAAELALEQPGLPDRARQQLLRVRSTSTGMEQLIQLLLVLARDPAKLSAMSELVALDELLPEIAEDHRYLAKGKELELVLVEAAPCQVLAPLAVVQAAVGNLLRNAIENSDRGVVRVGVSANAVLTIEDPGHGMSPEEVAQVYARMSKGERYPGAGIGLDLIARLCDHLGWKLEIHSQPERGTRVTLDMGSSRPR; encoded by the coding sequence ATGACACGCCGCACGCTGCGGCGCAAACTGCTGGGCTGGTTGGCGCTGTATGTCGCGCTGGTCACGTTGGCGGTGTTCAGCGCCGCCAACTATGTGCACGAACATGCCGAGCACGCGGTGTGGCGTTCGCTGTTGAACACCGAGCTGGACAGCATCATCGGCCAGATGCGCAGCGACCCCACCTACCACTGGCAGGATTCGGACACGCTGCGGTTCTACACGGCAGTTGAGCCGGGTGGTATCCCTGAAAGCCTCACTCAACTGCACCCCGGCTTGCATGATGGCCCGCTGCTGGAGGGCAAGCAGACCGCGGTGATGGTGCGTGACACCAGTGACTTTGGTCGGGTGGTGTTGGCGCTGGATATCTCCGATTTCGGCGAGCTTGAGCACTTCATCACCCGCTGGGCGCTGCTGGCGGGTGTGGCGTTGTTGTTGGTGACCTTGCTGATGGCCTGGGTTGGCATGACCCGCCTGGTAAGGCCCTTGTCGGTGCTTGCGCAGGATATTGCCAAGCTGAGCCCCGAGCGGCGCGGGCAACGTGTGCTGGTGGACAAGCGCGGCAGTACCGAGCTGGAAGTGATTGCTGGTGCCTTGAACGATTACCTGCAGCGCAACGAGCATTTCGTCGAGCGCGAACGTGCGTTCATCAGTACCGCCAGCCACGAGCTGCGCACGCCGATCGCGGTGATCACCGGTGCCGCTGAACTGGCGCTGGAGCAGCCGGGATTGCCGGACAGGGCGCGCCAGCAACTGCTGCGGGTGCGCAGCACATCGACTGGCATGGAACAGTTGATCCAGTTGCTGCTGGTGCTTGCGCGTGACCCGGCCAAGCTGTCGGCGATGAGTGAGCTGGTTGCCTTGGATGAGTTGCTGCCGGAGATTGCCGAAGACCATCGCTACCTGGCCAAGGGCAAGGAACTGGAGCTGGTGTTGGTGGAAGCCGCGCCGTGTCAGGTGCTCGCGCCGCTGGCGGTGGTGCAGGCGGCGGTTGGCAATCTGCTGCGCAATGCCATCGAGAACAGTGACCGCGGCGTGGTGCGTGTCGGCGTTTCCGCCAATGCAGTGCTGACCATTGAAGATCCCGGCCACGGCATGAGTCCGGAGGAGGTGGCGCAGGTGTATGCGCGCATGAGCAAGGGCGAGCGCTATCCAGGCGCAGGCATTGGCCTGGACCTGATCGCACGCTTGTGCGATCACCTGGGCTGGAAGCTGGAGATCCATTCGCAGCCGGAGCGGGGTACGCGGGTGACCCTGGATATGGGGAGTTCCAGGCCACGCTAG
- a CDS encoding response regulator, which yields MIRVCLVDDQTLVRQGIRSLLALDDGIEVVAEAIDGRQAVEMIPQVQPDVVLMDMRMPVMSGLEALQTLSRAGTLPPSIILTTFDDDQLVLAGLKAGAKGYLLKDVTLEQLVGAIRTVANGGSLVQPAVTQRLLSGLEHMRNEFVSLDRPDPLTDRETEILRLMASGFSNKEIANSLGVAEGTIKNHVSNILSKLGVRDRTRAVLKAFELQLV from the coding sequence ATGATCCGTGTCTGTCTGGTCGACGACCAAACCCTGGTCCGGCAGGGCATCCGTTCGCTGCTGGCGCTGGATGACGGCATTGAAGTGGTGGCCGAGGCCATCGACGGCCGCCAGGCGGTGGAGATGATTCCGCAGGTGCAGCCGGATGTGGTGCTGATGGACATGCGCATGCCGGTGATGTCCGGGCTGGAAGCGCTGCAGACGCTGAGCCGCGCCGGCACGCTGCCGCCGTCGATCATCCTGACTACCTTCGATGATGACCAACTGGTATTGGCCGGGCTCAAGGCCGGTGCCAAGGGCTATCTGCTCAAGGATGTGACCCTGGAACAGCTGGTGGGCGCCATCCGTACCGTGGCCAACGGTGGCTCGCTGGTGCAGCCGGCGGTGACCCAGCGCCTGCTGTCCGGGCTGGAGCATATGCGCAACGAGTTCGTCAGCCTGGACCGGCCGGACCCGTTGACCGACCGCGAGACCGAGATCCTGCGGCTGATGGCGAGCGGCTTCTCCAACAAGGAGATCGCCAACTCCCTGGGCGTGGCCGAGGGCACCATCAAGAACCACGTTTCCAACATCCTTTCCAAGCTGGGCGTGCGCGACCGTACCCGTGCCGTGCTCAAGGCCTTTGAGCTGCAACTGGTCTGA
- the minE gene encoding cell division topological specificity factor MinE: MGLLDFLRQKKTTAETAKNRLQIIIAQERSTRGGPDYLPLLQRELLEVIKKYVNIDADAVKVDLVKDGANDVLDISVALPDDK, translated from the coding sequence ATGGGACTGCTCGACTTCCTGAGACAGAAGAAGACGACCGCCGAAACGGCGAAGAACCGCCTGCAGATCATCATCGCGCAGGAACGCAGCACCCGTGGTGGCCCGGACTACCTGCCGCTGCTGCAGCGCGAACTGCTGGAAGTGATCAAGAAGTACGTCAACATCGACGCCGACGCGGTCAAGGTGGACCTGGTCAAGGATGGCGCCAACGACGTGCTCGACATTTCCGTGGCCCTGCCCGACGACAAGTGA
- a CDS encoding GNAT family N-acetyltransferase, translating into MSIVIRDVREHELDSVLALNNNAGLAILPLDAAKLRRFYETAEYFRVAERDGNMAGFLVGYGSNSAHDSCNFAWFQQRYPSFFYIDRIVVASRRRGGGVGRAFYADAQSYAELRYPQMACEVFLDHGADAALLFHGSFGFREVGQNTMPSVDVRASMLLKDLCSYEWVKETYGDNLPDLPWVGNTRRLLQQRPTGT; encoded by the coding sequence ATGTCGATTGTTATCCGCGACGTGCGCGAGCACGAGCTCGATTCCGTCCTGGCACTGAACAACAACGCTGGTCTTGCGATTCTTCCGCTGGATGCAGCCAAGCTCCGCCGTTTCTATGAAACCGCCGAATACTTCCGGGTTGCCGAACGCGACGGCAACATGGCCGGTTTTCTGGTCGGCTACGGCAGCAACAGTGCCCATGACAGCTGCAATTTCGCCTGGTTCCAGCAGCGCTACCCCAGCTTTTTCTACATCGACCGCATCGTGGTGGCCAGCCGCCGCCGTGGCGGTGGTGTCGGCCGCGCGTTCTATGCCGATGCCCAGAGTTACGCTGAGCTGCGCTACCCGCAGATGGCCTGCGAGGTCTTCCTCGACCACGGCGCAGATGCTGCCCTGCTGTTCCATGGCAGCTTCGGCTTCCGCGAGGTCGGCCAGAACACCATGCCCTCGGTCGATGTGCGGGCCAGCATGCTGCTCAAGGATCTGTGCAGCTACGAGTGGGTAAAAGAGACCTATGGCGACAACCTGCCCGACCTTCCGTGGGTAGGCAACACACGCCGGCTGCTGCAACAGCGGCCGACCGGAACCTAA
- the minC gene encoding septum site-determining protein MinC, with product MAVNLDYEQAGELKIGQVGIANLRIRTLDVERLAQEMRERVARAPKLFGRAAVILDFGGLSQLPDLATAQSLVNGLRDAGVLPVALAYGSSETETLSQQLGLPVLAKFRAQYEPVEAEPAPAAAPTAKQGKRAAAATATPAAQPADGAAPQPGKMQLTTVRSGQQLYAENCDLTVLSTVGAGAEVIADGSIHIYGTLRGRALAGAQGNTSARIFCRDFHAELVAIAGRYKVLDDIPDNLRGKAVQVWLEQDQIMIAALD from the coding sequence ATGGCAGTGAATTTGGATTACGAACAGGCTGGTGAACTGAAAATCGGGCAGGTAGGCATCGCCAACCTGCGCATCCGCACCCTCGACGTGGAGCGCCTTGCCCAGGAAATGCGCGAGCGCGTTGCACGTGCACCCAAGTTGTTTGGCCGCGCAGCGGTGATCCTGGACTTCGGCGGTTTGAGCCAACTGCCGGACCTGGCCACTGCACAAAGCCTGGTCAATGGCCTGCGCGACGCCGGTGTACTGCCGGTCGCCCTGGCCTACGGCAGCAGCGAAACAGAGACCCTGTCGCAGCAGCTTGGCCTGCCGGTACTGGCCAAGTTCCGTGCCCAGTACGAACCCGTCGAAGCCGAACCGGCGCCGGCCGCCGCCCCCACCGCCAAGCAAGGCAAGCGCGCCGCCGCCGCGACGGCAACCCCTGCTGCACAGCCCGCTGATGGCGCTGCACCACAGCCCGGCAAGATGCAGCTGACCACGGTGCGCTCGGGCCAGCAGCTGTACGCCGAGAACTGCGACCTGACCGTACTCTCAACGGTTGGTGCCGGCGCCGAGGTCATCGCCGACGGCAGCATCCATATCTACGGTACGCTGCGTGGCCGCGCATTGGCCGGAGCCCAGGGCAATACCAGCGCACGCATTTTCTGTCGCGACTTCCACGCTGAACTGGTCGCGATTGCAGGACGGTATAAGGTACTGGACGATATTCCGGACAATCTGCGCGGCAAGGCCGTGCAGGTATGGCTGGAACAGGACCAGATCATGATTGCTGCGCTGGATTGA
- a CDS encoding ArnT family glycosyltransferase: MGHVIILPAFDTEPFVRPNLPRSSRNTLWFAILIVLVIASLLAGLGMRSPQPPDEPRFVLAARHMVETGQWLLPHRGSELYAEKPATFMWIQAATYKVIGDWNLSFLVPSLLAALLTLWLTWDMSRRLWNRQVARYAVVGLFVCIQFGLMAKRAQIDMVLVGMTTLALWGLVRHLLLGPNWWALALAAFAAGAGTVTKGVGFLPLLMLLPWLAWRWRHPQAAGLGRSWGWWLLLPAFLAGTAIWLGPLAIALLQNPEPHLQSYAKELLFKQTGTRYANAWHHHQPFWYYLQVMATLWLPGSLLAPWLFPAWWRRCRRADPRYLLLLGWALLVLLFFSASPGKREVYILPMLPALAIAAAPLLPGLLRRTSVRWLLLIYVLVLAVATLVVGYGAVHGDGWAQRNAIKRAIDPWVLPQVGWWLIGFASASLLLVLVLRLRRAGLAVVLSTVLLWSMYGLGAMPALDPYSSASLVMDKVRERIGPDAELGMVAWREQNLLQTHPQATDFGFKRPAAEQWEDAARWVTQDPQRRWLFVLDQAMTPCADRNQVIDIGSANRNNWQLLPGTALHADCVARTHGVVAGSEGALDSDSD; the protein is encoded by the coding sequence ATGGGCCACGTCATCATCCTGCCAGCCTTCGACACCGAGCCTTTCGTGCGCCCGAACCTGCCCCGCTCTTCCCGCAACACGCTGTGGTTTGCCATCCTGATCGTGCTGGTCATCGCCAGCCTGCTGGCCGGGCTTGGCATGCGCTCACCTCAGCCACCGGACGAACCCCGCTTCGTGCTGGCAGCGCGGCACATGGTGGAGACCGGGCAATGGCTGCTACCGCACCGCGGCAGCGAGCTGTATGCGGAAAAACCCGCAACCTTCATGTGGATCCAGGCGGCCACTTACAAAGTCATCGGCGACTGGAACCTGTCTTTCCTGGTGCCCTCGCTGCTGGCCGCCCTGCTCACCCTGTGGCTGACCTGGGACATGAGCCGGCGGCTATGGAACCGGCAGGTCGCCCGCTATGCCGTCGTTGGACTGTTCGTCTGCATCCAGTTCGGGCTGATGGCCAAGCGCGCGCAGATCGACATGGTGCTGGTCGGCATGACCACGCTGGCGCTATGGGGACTGGTACGCCATCTATTGCTCGGCCCGAACTGGTGGGCGCTGGCCCTGGCCGCGTTCGCCGCCGGTGCTGGCACCGTGACCAAGGGCGTTGGCTTCCTGCCCTTGCTGATGCTGCTGCCGTGGCTGGCCTGGCGCTGGCGCCACCCGCAGGCAGCAGGGCTCGGCCGCAGCTGGGGCTGGTGGCTGCTATTGCCCGCCTTCCTCGCCGGCACCGCGATCTGGCTTGGCCCCCTGGCCATCGCCCTGTTGCAGAACCCCGAGCCGCACCTGCAGTCCTATGCCAAGGAACTGTTGTTCAAGCAGACCGGTACCCGCTATGCCAATGCCTGGCATCACCACCAGCCGTTCTGGTACTACCTGCAGGTAATGGCGACGTTGTGGCTGCCGGGCAGCCTGTTGGCGCCCTGGTTGTTCCCTGCATGGTGGCGACGCTGCCGCCGCGCCGATCCGCGCTACCTCCTGCTGCTGGGCTGGGCGTTACTTGTGCTGCTGTTCTTCAGCGCCAGCCCGGGCAAGCGCGAGGTCTATATCCTGCCGATGCTACCGGCCCTGGCCATCGCCGCAGCGCCATTGCTGCCCGGCCTGCTGCGGCGCACCAGTGTGCGCTGGTTGCTGCTGATCTACGTGCTGGTGCTGGCCGTTGCCACCTTGGTGGTCGGCTACGGTGCCGTGCACGGCGATGGCTGGGCCCAGCGCAACGCCATCAAGCGCGCGATCGATCCATGGGTGCTGCCGCAGGTGGGCTGGTGGCTGATCGGCTTTGCCTCGGCTTCGTTGCTGCTGGTATTGGTGCTACGCCTGCGCCGCGCCGGGCTGGCGGTGGTGCTGAGCACCGTGCTGCTGTGGTCCATGTACGGGCTGGGGGCAATGCCTGCACTTGACCCCTATAGCTCCGCCTCGCTGGTGATGGACAAGGTGCGCGAGCGCATCGGCCCGGATGCGGAGCTGGGCATGGTTGCCTGGCGTGAACAGAACCTGCTGCAGACCCATCCGCAGGCCACCGATTTCGGCTTCAAACGTCCCGCCGCCGAGCAATGGGAAGACGCGGCGCGCTGGGTGACACAGGACCCGCAGCGACGCTGGCTGTTCGTCCTCGACCAGGCAATGACGCCGTGCGCGGACCGCAACCAGGTCATCGACATCGGCAGCGCCAACCGCAACAACTGGCAGTTGCTGCCCGGCACTGCCCTGCACGCCGACTGCGTTGCCAGGACACATGGCGTGGTCGCCGGCAGCGAGGGTGCGCTGGACAGCGACAGCGATTGA